One window from the genome of Diceros bicornis minor isolate mBicDic1 chromosome 1, mDicBic1.mat.cur, whole genome shotgun sequence encodes:
- the POU5F2 gene encoding LOW QUALITY PROTEIN: POU domain, class 5, transcription factor 2 (The sequence of the model RefSeq protein was modified relative to this genomic sequence to represent the inferred CDS: inserted 2 bases in 1 codon; deleted 1 base in 1 codon): protein MPGSGGGGPRGPVPVRADTPIWLSSQVAPGKLMVRRGVGPRVCPGREAWRVPVGRPRYEFRGRMTPCGPQLTAAGAGAWFPSPSEGAFPGPSIVLRCIPRLALPEEVSAVEKEVAQLAKELRQKRKSLGYSQADVGFAVGAVLGKVLSQTTICRFEAQQLILANMWKQRPMLKMWLEEVDTKNLLGLCKMETILPQARKRRRASKETRIGNTLERIFLQCLKPTPQQISPISGQLRMQKDLVRVWFYNRSNMGSRPTDDFSPPEEVGAARPPFPGGPVCFPLALGLHLGSPHCEEPYFTPLYPSTPXPLRGDPLLGPATTLGFPGLSN from the exons ATGCCAGGCAGTGGTGGGGGCGGGCCCAGAGGGCCAGTGCCGGTGCGGGCTGACACTCCGATCTGGTTGAGCTCCCAGGTGGCCCCTGGCAAGCTGATGGTCCGGCGGGGGGTCGGGCCAAGGGTCTGCCCGGGCCGTGAGGCGTGGCGGGTACCCGTGGGTCGCCCGCGGTACGAATTCCGGGGCAGGATGACGCCCTGCGGGCCCCAGCTCACAGCTGCCGGGGCGGGGGCCTGGTTCCCGAGCCCCTCCGAGGGCGCCTTCCCCGGGCCCTCCATCGTCCTGCGGTGCATCCCAAGGTTGGCGCTGCCGGAGGAAGTCTCAGCCGTCGAGAAAGAGGTGGCGCAGCTGGCCAAGGAGCTGAGGCAGAAGAGGAAGAGCCTGGGGTATTCGCAGGCCGACGTGGGGTTCGCCGTGGGGGCTGTTTTGGGGAAGGTGCTTAGCCAGACTACCATCTGCCGC TTCGAGGCCCAGCAGCTCATCCTCGCCAACATGTGGAAGCAGCGACCCATGCTGAAAATGTGGCTGGAGGAAGTGGACACTAAGAACCTTCTGGGCTTATGCAAAATGGAGACGATCCTGCCGCAGGCTCGGAAGCGGAGGCGGGCAAGCAAGGAGACACGCATCGGAAACACCCTGGAGAGAATCTTCCTGCAGTGCCTGAAGCCCACACCCCAGCAAATCAGCCCCATCTCTGGGCAGCTCCGAATGCAGAAGGACCTGGTCCGAGTTTGGTTCTATAACCGGAGCAACATGGGCAGTCGGCCAACTGATGATTTCTCCCCACcggaggaggtgggggcagctAGGCCTCCTTTCCCAGGGGGACCAGTATGCTTTCCCCTGGCATTGGGGCTCCATTTGGGTTCCCCCCACTGTGAGGAGCCGTACTTTACACCCTTGTACCCCTCCACCCC TCCCCTGCGGGGCGACCCCCTTCTTGGCCCGGCCACCACTCTAGGTTTCCCGGGGCTTTCAAACTGA